A region of the Vigna unguiculata cultivar IT97K-499-35 chromosome 9, ASM411807v1, whole genome shotgun sequence genome:
TTAAGTTGCTTctgaaaaaataatgttaaaaaaagttGGATAGATCATTGAGTGAAGGTATTAGAGGAATGAGTTTCTAGTTGAATTGCATAACTTAGTATATGTAGTCTGTGaattttatactaaaatatatagtatattgtcataaaactaaataaaagcAATACTTGTTTTAAGCGCTCATTCTGCATGGATTTAACCGTGGCCGGGGTAAAATTACATATCTTGTTAAAATCATATGTAAAGTTCAAATGTATAAAAttacttcaaattaatcaacaTAATTTGATGAATTTTTGGGATTAAAATATACGATGTGACATTACTTACACTAACATGttgtttgtataaaaaattatattgctTCAAAAGTTAcgtattgaaaagaaaaatttatggaaaaatattttgagtGTTTAAATATGAAGTCAATTGATgaacaataaaataaactaaatgttTGTTTTAGCagttttattattgaaattaaattttgcatattttttatcaaaagtttatgtaagaaattattatgttttttttacatCTTGACTATATTGacagttaaaataatttctcatcacatgaaaaatattattaaaaaataaataaaagaaaataaacaaacaaacaaattccATCATCAAAAAATACATGATAAACTAAAACTAAGCTCTCctataaattaaaagttgatATATATTACGATATTatacaataagaaaaaataatataaacaacacATTTGAATAATCATACATTATAAATGTTCTATTTTAACGTCGTTCTTAAATCTAAGGTGTACTATACTAGGTGGATAGGCACGCTTCGTTATCCATCCGGCCCCAACCACCAACATATATAATAGCACAAAATAAGGATATTGGCTAAATACAAAAAACACAATGAATACATAGCGGCTATAGCCGCATACTTAAAATAACGCATGAGTATGGACTGCCCAATTTAAACTTAGATAATAGGCAAACTTCTGACATCAACTCACAAACTTGGTCTTTGGGCTTGGACCAGGCCCATACAACCCAAATGGTGGCCCAACACAGTAAAGAAAGTCCATTCCTTAAAACAGGGTCAACCATAAttaataactctataaatacatgtggaccccAACAAGTAGAGGGAGGCAATTCATTAATCCACTAATCTATGATTTCACTTGAGAGAGCTTTTGTTGACTTGATCTTCAGAGTCCTTTCGACAGGTAGCCCTTAAAATGTCTAATCCACCTACACTATGATGACGTATCCTAGCTGAAGAGTATAGGTGTATCCATCCTGAAGGTCCGATGGTTGGGTAAGATTCAATTTGTGCTCCTTGATATTCTGTTATTGTTTATGCAGAAAcataaggtaatataaaaagtttacaaaaagATAGGTAAAAATAATCAAGTTAGTAAGTTTGGGTGTGAGTAAAAGATGAATACAAAGATAAGTCCCTTACCCTGGACACTGAACTCCTTCTTTATATTACCCGAGTCTAATCCTGACTTCACTACGGTAACTATTTTTATTCTGTTAGTAAATACTAATAAACCCTATGAATGCCCTATTGTAATCGTAACGACAGTTACATTCCCTTATGCTGTAATATTCTTGAATGCACTCATACAGTCCTCAATCCCATTTGTGATGTACACCTGCCTGTATGCCTGAGCCCATACGTATTGGGATGTACGTTGATATGTCTAAGCATATGTATTGGGATGCACATATGTATGCTTGAGCTCTATATGTACTGGGATGTACGTACGTACGTTTGTATGCCTGAGCCCACATGTATTAATATTAGAGCTGTCATAACTTGGTACACGGCTCTGCCCACCAcgagttggtgggttaaacgagttggctcactagttcacttaattaaaagaataataattttttctccTGTCccaaaaaaactaataattgtgagtaaaatctaaataaatttcattataatctaaaataatgttcaaccccaaatacaaaccaaaatcacaaattacaaaaatatgagGTTTGCATTTGCCAACCCAATATGTTGGCTAAGAAAAAACAGCATAGCCCAAtcgaaatataaaaaaatagtgacCATTTATTTGCaagtgggttggtgagccaaccccgCTCACCACAGGTTCAACCCGAGTGAGCTTAGTTCTTGGTGGGCTGGTCAAAAATTAATCCGtacaaaattttgtaaagaaATTTCAACCTGAACCTGTGGTGGGTCAGGTTAGTTCATGGGTTCTGACATATTTTGATAGCTCTAACTGAGATATACGTCTATATATCTGATTGGACCTATCTATGAATTGGACCGAGATGTATCCGTACGTGATTGGACTTAGATGATATCGGTTTTCCAATAAAActtataaacaatattaaaaaatttaaaactttcattttatttcatgtatacatgatatttaaacaataataaatcatattattgtctgtcaataaaaaaaagaatgttaagaagtgttttattattgatggtTTACTTTAATGAAGTaagaaaatgtgattttatatactttttgaaagaaatattgaaattaaaacatatgTGCCgatctttttgtatattatcttccaatatcaatatatattttaataacaataccaaaaatgatttatcttttttagggattttataaaattggaatTGATATGAAAAGTACTTTTTGATTAattgataatgaaaaaaaaaattatacagagaatataaaataatcaaactcTTAAAACAGTGAGTAAAtgttaaatttacattttttttacaccATAGATTAAAAACAGGGGATGGAATCCCAAATTTTCAATAACttttaataatgtaatttattttgtgATAACATGAAAGTATAAAACATTACTAGAggaaaaattgtgtttttttaagtaattaatttatcttatttaatttgatcgtacaaaaatattcaattaaacttttaattaaaaaaatattaatgtaacaTTCTTTAcagttaaaattaaagtaattaattttattagtatttctttgttaataattttatcttttagtgCTCCACttgttacatttttaaaatcgagaaatttaaaataaagaaatactaacaataaaaatttaattaagaaaagatttattgttattttcttctcttctctgaTTTCAAGTGATAGATCGTGAGAGTGCTTTGGTGTGTTGAACTTCAGCGTTTAACAGTTGaaataggaaaaagaaaaacagtgtTTTGGTGTCTCTGAGAAAACAAAGGTTTAGATCACCTTTGAAATTCTGCTATGGCCTCCACCAGATCACTCattctttttctattaattCAATTCTGCTTCTCACTTCTACCCTTCTCATTCGCCCAATCCCCTGCCACGGGGTATCAATTCCCTATTTCCTAAACCCTAATTTCACTTTGCTTTCTGCTTTCTATCAACCCTTATTTTAACGAATCTATTTCTCCAGGTCCACCGAAGGTTATACTATTTATGGTCGAGTGAAGATCCCCAGTACGTTCTTACTTTTACTtcgttttttattaattatttattttaaatcccGATTATTGTTTACTGTGcagttctttaattttttttatgataaaaaaagcGCTGAACTTCGATCTGTGAATGAAGCGTGTGCTTGTTGTGATGAGGCTAAGTTAACAGGTTAATACACGATAGGATCCTATAGGTTGTGCTGTATCATAGAGATTAATTTTGAATAGTGGTTGGGACTGTAGTGGTACTTGGGTGATCACTCAGTTCATCCTGTTCACATGAATTTACCTGCATTACATTGCTCAAAATTTACCTAGTTTGAAATTCTTGACTGGTTATTTTATTCTTCcgtcttcaacatttttttgcTTGCAcgtaatgattttattttatttatttttaaatagaactTCTGCATTCACAGATAAATACACCTCTTTTTACTTGACAACAAATATTGTCGTGTTAGGATGTGAAATTTCATGTGACAAGACTATAAAACACCAAACTTGAATGAAGAAAATGGATGGGTTTAAAAGTTGTTGGTTGCTCTCataagttactttgattaactATATCCGGACAATTGAAATAGGAAGATAGAGTTCTGAACTGGCTACTATGTGTTGTCATTGGAAAAGCATGTCCCATGGCGTTTAGATAAGCCAGATTTAGTCAGGATTTAGGGAAGCTGATGGTTTAGCTACCAGGCGGTTGAAAATTGAAATGGGAAAATTTGATAGTTTATATCCTTGATGCATTCATTCTATTTGTTGCATATCTATCTTCTGACTGTATATAGGTTTGCTATATAGCCTACAAGTTTTGTTTGCATAGTGATGTTGCTAAATACTTATGACAGGTGTGGGAACAAAAGAATATATTCTTCCAGGAAAAATTTCAAACGTCAAAGTCATACTCAATGGTGGTCAAAGAGTTACTTTTCTGAGGCCTGATGGATATTTCTCATTGTATCCTTTTTGATTTACAACTTAATTTCCACTTCTTCTTAATTTGCATGATGGATGTTTTTGGGATGTTAAACCCTATTAAATTCTATCTCTCCTCATCTTCttgttcttgattttattaagttattgtAATTAATGCTGGCAAATCATGTTAAGAGATGATCTAATTCCTTAACGTGTATGCTTTAAGCCACAATGTTCCTGCAGGGACACATCTAATTGAAGTAGCTGCAATAGGTTATTTCTTTTCTCCGGTGAATGCTCAACCTGAAAATTATATCTCAATTCTTTTCcccaaatacatttttttttaatgtatgcTCATTTCTTAAATTGTTATGTTCATTAAAAAAAGGTACGAGTTGATATAAGTGCTAGACACCATGGCAAAATTCAGGCGGCACTGACAGAGAATAGGAGGGGACTTAGTGAGTTTGTCTTAGAGCCATTAAGGGATGAACAATATTACGAGGTTGGTTTAGACTGCAAAGTCTCTGTTTTTGTTTGCCTGTTCCCCTTCCCATTCcttcaatttatcatctaaatGTCTGCATGGTGTTATCTTGTCTTGCTACAGGTTAGGGAGCCATTCTCCATTATGTCCGTTGTGAAAAGTCCAATGGGTCTGATGGTTGGATTTATGCTAATTGTTGTCTTCCTCATGCCCAAATTGATGGAGAACATGGGTATGCTTTTAATAATTTATCTGCtaactttttttcaatttttgagtctcttttttttgcatatattgATGTTCTTGCTTTGTATGGGTGAAATGTTTTATTTCCTTCTGGAGAAGTTTGGGACTAATCCTATCTCGTAGCCGATATTATTGTTGCTTGGCAAcgtcaaaatataaaaatcaagtTGAAATATCTGAACCTCCTtctatctttttatctttctcCCCTAATTTTACTGTATTACTGAGTCATAACTGAATACTTTGCAACGTTCCACCGCTATGGTATTTTATGTGAATACGTTGTGTACTATTAAAAGGTTTCAGCTATGAATTATGCTTCTCCCTTTTTGGGCTTCTACTAACTTGTTCTTGCATGATTATCAAACTTGACGAGTTTCTCAGGAAAAAACTTGTTAACTAATCATTAACTCCATTTTGGTCAAAACCCAGATGAAATGGGGAAAATCTCGAAAATCTTGTGCAACTTTACTTTTGATGTTGTGAATTGCTTTACTTGTTTCATAGGCAATCTGCCGAATGGTAGTTTTTCGTGTGTTAGTTATATGAACCTAAAATGCCGGATATTGTGCTACATTTTGCATAAATTGTGCTGATAGCCTCATTGTATTTCTGTGGAAACAGATCCAGAAGAAATGAGGCGTGCACAAGAAGAAATGAGAAATCAAGGAGTTCCATCGTTAGCAAGCTTGTTACCCGGTGCCGCAAGAAGCAACTAGGCATATATGAGTAATGGAAAGCTGGTGAGCAAGTTGGTTGCCTCAAGCACGAGCTGAAGACATATGACTTCTGATTATTGGGGACTTTTCTCATGACAAATTGGTACTCTGAGAAATCTTTCGATGATTTATGTTGTGGATTagctaaaatttgaaatttctggTAGTGATTTATACGTTTGGTTTGAACGCTCAGGAGTAGGGCTCTACGTAACTCTTCCCATTTTCTTGTGAATGTTGATAACCATTCAGTAATATTTGGCTGTTTTGGTCTACTTGTAGAAGCTCTTAATTTCCACTTTTGGTCGTTtttcttgaaaaagaaaattgatttataatctGTTTTGGCTGTATTGCCTTCTACGATGTATGTTTTTGCCTTCTCTTTTTGTTAtttgtaatttgattttgaaatttgggATTTTGATAGTTATGAGGAGAATATAAACAAATGGGttcatatttaaattgataCCATTTAAGCTTCCAGATTTTAAAATAGGCttaataattgaaaaagtaaGAGTGGGTTTCGgatatatatagagagaaattaattttttttaataattactctTATACCAAAAgagtattataatttatgtacaattttatttattttttaattcatccaGACGTTTGTCAAGGATGAACTGTAATGGAGCTAACTGTTCGTGGTTTATGCAAATAATTGGGATTGATGGTAATTCTATTAATCTTGTCGAgtactaaataaaaattttgtaaacattATCTAGgtgataaaatgttttaaaaataattaaaatggtggtaaaataatttaaaatgccTAGATAAGATTGAACAAATGCTGTCAAAATGGATAAAACATTACCTTTACCAAATCGTGagtaaattttatcaatttagttattaaattgaaatttctcATAAAATAGATTTATCCTAAAATgctcacaaatttaaaataattgatatatttgggtaataaaatgaaaataaataattatttgttttgtttcatatatatatatatatttaaaatgatttaaataaaattataaaataaataaaatataaattaattaacttaataaaacttaaattaaattttaagtttaatttttttaagcattTGCGGAATATTGTATcaataatgatattaaaatattcactatttacaaataacaaaaatacgTGTGGTTATCAATTATCCACTGTGAATATAAATATtcttgtcatatatatatatatatatatatatatatatatatatatatatatgtatatataattatgatattacTGAACCTTTCCCAACAAATTTCAATCGTTTCCTTTAGATGTGAGATATTAGTTTTTcgttcactttttttttttgttattaagaacggaataaaaagaacaaaatttaagGTGATTTATTGGTAGGATTTTTGTGTGTGTTAATCTTCGAGAACCAATCCtgataattataattcttagaaataatatacatttatttgGCCAGTAAAAGAAATTTCCAAAAATGTTATAGAAAATGTTTAGAAATAGAATAGTGATAtgctattttcataaaaaaaatcctaaatttgttaccatttaaatttaataaaaagtattatactattttccaataaaatttaactttttttttaagttagttTCTCATGTCTTATATAAGAATGTTATTGTGAAAAACTTATTTCCtataaataatatctttttaaaactaAACCGACGTGTAAAATACACTTTTTTAGTTTCAGACTTTCGAAAAAATTACAAAGCATCCCTCccttaagagaaaaaaaaaaagtagaaatcataaaattagAATAATGTTGCTTTTAGTTATTTCTAAATCTCCAAAGTATACAAATCATTTAATTTCGAAGCAATACTTTAAATACAATTTGTATACTAAATCAAGGTTAAAATAAGAGGAAATCTCcaataaagaagaaagaaaggaagagtTGAGTcctttaagtttttaaaatttgttctttttccTTCTAAGTTGATACCCTGTTGGCTATATGTATAAATCGATAAACGACAACCTTAAAGCATGAGCTCGTCCGAGTGAACCCGGTAACTGAAAGTTGATTGTTGATAACTCATATCAGAGAGAGCGCAAAAGAGAAGCTGCAAAAATGGGTACCGTCTCTCTTCTTAAGTGCTACAGACCCTTCTTCTCTACGCTTTTTCCTCGCTCCGCTCCATCCACACCCCACGCCGCCATCTTCAGGAAGAAGAGCCCGCCGTCCTTCTGCGCCTGCTCGTCTCCGCCGTTCACGGCGGAGAAGGATTGCGGCAAATCCGGCGCCCAGGGTTTCACCCTGAAGAAACCTTCGCCGGAGGTATGGCTGCACAACACCATGAGTAAAACAAAACAACTCTTCAAACCCAAAGTGGAATCCAAAGTGGGAATGTACGTGTGCGGCGTCACCGCCTACGATCTCAGCCATATTGGACATGCACGCGTGTATATCAATTTCGACCTTCTTTACAggtttctctcttctcttcgcACACGCTTAATTCAATTGTACCCCTTTTCGTATTGGCACTAATTGGTTTTCTCTGCTTGACAATTAGGCAGATACTTTAAGCATCTGGGATTTGAAGTCTGTTATGTTCGCAATTTTACTGACGTTGATGACAAGGTCAGTGAGTGAGTGTCTATTTCCTTTTTTCTATGCCTCCTTGGCACTTTctcattaagaaaaaaaaaaaatttatggttCTTTGTTGTCTCATGTCTAATATCTTCATAATACACAAGTTGGCGTTCTTAAGGCAATTTTATTCGTTATTTAGTGACGCGTCTTTCAGCTTTGTTTTAATAGCTTTACTGTTTGTGCCTTTGTTTTCATTAGGTTAAGGTGTTTAGCTTTTGGCttgttcaaaatattaataactagCAGATAAAGAAGGGATGAAAATCTTCGAGATGATATTTTTGCATCTAAGCCTGAATTTGCTCTTAGTAGAGGATGGTAATGAGGTGGGTGGGGAGTTTGTCGTGGGTTTGAACTAGGTCTTGTTTAGGTCAACTTCTTTTCGTCATTACTTATAGGAAAGGTAAATAAAAAGGTATAATGAATTGGGTTTCTCTCAAAAGTTATCCACTTATGTATCTTAGCTGTTGGAGAAGGTAAATGAGATAGCTTGTACAAAAGTTGAGTATGTAGAAATGATTTTAACTCATGAGAGAATCTcaatttattttacctttttccttttcttgtcATAAAAACACTTATACAGGagtttatccaaacaaaacctTTTACGTGGCTCTTGGTCATTCAGTTGTTAGTTGTTACCCTTAAACAGTAGTTCTTAATCGTTTAGAGTTTAGACCTTAAGAATTTGTAGACAAGTTTTGAGTTTTGATTATATCCATTTGTTAAAAATGCAAAGTACCCACTGTTTTTTAATTGGTATTACAGGATCTTAGTCTGCACTTTTCAATATGTAGATAATTGCTAGAGCGAAAGAGTTAGGAGAAGATCCAATCAGTTTGAGCCGGCGCTATTGTGAAGAATTCTGTCGAGACATGATAACTCTTAATTGTCTGCCTCCCTCTGTGGAACCAAAGGTCTCGGAGCACATGCCCCAAATCATTGATATGATTGAGAAGGTACTGATACTCTCCATTTACTGTGTCATTAAAATGGATACTAGAAGACATACAAATTTTAGACTGTTTATTCATATTCCATTTCTACACAACCTTACTTAGATACGTTATTGGTAGATGAAATGCTTCTCTTCATAGTTCATTAGAAAACTCTATTTTGTTTTCTGGTTAAGAAATACAATGTTGATTTGCTTCACTATTGATCAGTTAACATGCTTGTTGACAGATTCTTAATAATGGGTATGCCTACGTTGTTGATGGGGATGTATACTTTAATGTAGAAAAATTTCCAGAATATGGGAAACTATCCAGTCGAGATCTAGAAGATAACCGAGCTGGTGAGAGGGTTGCAGTTGACTTAAGGAAGAAAAATCCTGCTGATTTTGCTCTGTGGAAGGTATAATATATCAGtgacaattgacaaatattgaTAACATTATCTGTTAAATATGTTGATCTTATATATTACAAATCaatgattattaaattattgaaatctTAATTTAGTTTGGAACTTATTGTGAATTTCCAATGCTATTTTGCAGTCTTCAAAGCCTGGGGAGCCATTTTGGGAAAGTCCCTGGGGTCCTGGAAGACCTGGGTGGCATATTGAGTGCAGTGCCATGAGTGCAGCTTATCTTGGTTACTCTTTTGACATCCACGGTGGAGGAATTGATCTTGTGTTTCCTCACCATGAGAATGAAAT
Encoded here:
- the LOC114196110 gene encoding cysteine--tRNA ligase, chloroplastic/mitochondrial isoform X1, which produces MGTVSLLKCYRPFFSTLFPRSAPSTPHAAIFRKKSPPSFCACSSPPFTAEKDCGKSGAQGFTLKKPSPEVWLHNTMSKTKQLFKPKVESKVGMYVCGVTAYDLSHIGHARVYINFDLLYRYFKHLGFEVCYVRNFTDVDDKIIARAKELGEDPISLSRRYCEEFCRDMITLNCLPPSVEPKVSEHMPQIIDMIEKILNNGYAYVVDGDVYFNVEKFPEYGKLSSRDLEDNRAGERVAVDLRKKNPADFALWKSSKPGEPFWESPWGPGRPGWHIECSAMSAAYLGYSFDIHGGGIDLVFPHHENEIAQSCAACNKSDISVWMHNGFVTIDSVKMSKSLGNFFTIRQVIDIYHPLALRYFLMSAHYRSPVNYSNVQLESASDRIFYIYETLHECKSLLNQHDQTTRKDSIPPDTLNIIDKFQDVFLTSMSDDLHTPVVLAGMSDPLKSINDLLHTRKGKKQQFRIESLAALEKSIGDVLTVLGLMPASYSEVLQQLKEKALKRANLTEEKVLEKIEERAVARIEKDYAKSDAIRKDLAILGITLMDSPDGTTWRPTIPLPLQHLL
- the LOC114196142 gene encoding ER membrane protein complex subunit 7 homolog; its protein translation is MASTRSLILFLLIQFCFSLLPFSFAQSPATGSTEGYTIYGRVKIPSVGTKEYILPGKISNVKVILNGGQRVTFLRPDGYFSFHNVPAGTHLIEVAAIGYFFSPVRVDISARHHGKIQAALTENRRGLSEFVLEPLRDEQYYEVREPFSIMSVVKSPMGLMVGFMLIVVFLMPKLMENMDPEEMRRAQEEMRNQGVPSLASLLPGAARSN